Proteins encoded by one window of Seriola aureovittata isolate HTS-2021-v1 ecotype China chromosome 4, ASM2101889v1, whole genome shotgun sequence:
- the baz1b gene encoding tyrosine-protein kinase BAZ1B isoform X4, whose product MAPLLGRKPYPLAKPLAEPPGPGEEVYIIEHTKEAFRNKEEYEARLQRYDERIWTCKSTGSSQLTHKEAWEEEQEVTELLQEEYPQWFEKPVLEMVHHNTVSLDKLVEMAWVEILTKYAVGEECDFLVGKDKSLQVKVVKIHPLENPEGETGEKKLEGACDSPSSDKENASQENQRKEPLPREEENRRESLSDRARRSPRKLPTATKEEKKKWVMPKFLPHKYDVKLINEDKVISDVPADSLYRTERPPTKEIMRYFIRHYALRLGMGESAPWVVEDELVKKFNLPSKFSDFLLDPHKFLAENPSTKRKSLTSPEGKPSKKLKTSDTTGEDSGNEKGEKKRKKKKDALGMPLSPTIWGHMQKIKMNGSPLKVKNSGTPKKGEGKGSTTSTPKSGRKSGDKKEGKKTGKSGDKKLNVLKASKKDGKAGAKTPKMKQMTLLHLAKSTSAGSPKKRARSTGMGTPKLGKPLHPMALHLLRYYKENKGKEDKKNSLSSLISKAAKTLSPDDRGRLPEELRELVQKRWELLEQKKRWAAMSEEERQEEMKKRREELKEKLREKAKERREKEMLVRREQSRRYEDQEIEGGKTLPTFKLVDMPEGLPNTLFGDVAMVVDFLHCYAGLLMPDDQYPITAMALMEALAGERSGFLYLNRVLVVLLQTLLQDELAEGYNELDMPLSEIPLTMHSVSELARLCLRPCDAHGEESGKGSEDLGPMGGFDDVVTSEFLEKLETIEVFELSPEEKVSLLVALCHRILMTYSVEDHVDEMQQRSAELWKERLAMLKEVNDRKKAERKRRKEMEGKGEKKKEGGSKKEAKKEVKVEQEPEPEDMISSVKSRRLMAMQAKKEKEEMDRQNKERMEKEAEEERMRKQRAAAERAFQDGITKARLVMRRTPLGTDRNHNRYWLFSDVVPGLYIEKGWVHESIDYSFTPPPEEKPAEPEEEEDGAHDSQGTEKDDGSIDGAISEAAQQGAAADVCIETTVPKQGQNLWFICDNPADLEELVEGLHPQGVRESELKAKIQSRYQDIVHSIHLTRKARLGLRTCDGYTELLKYLCSDIQEVASRLQKGGLGYLDDNIDIEDRLKDTQSLKDFGECIITIQACVIKKFLQGFMAPKQKKKKKHGGEESSKAEEVDEEKRLAEEARVATAVEKWKTAIREAQTFSRMHVLLGMLDACIKWDMSAENARCKVCRRKGDDEKLILCDECNKAFHLFCLRPALYRIPHGEWLCPACQPTVARRGSRSRNYNQDTEEEEDEEESEEEDSEVEEDDEDDSDYRTTRHGLRSRKKNKQTSSRQKSSKSKSKKQSSSSQSSKQRAGPNSPADIDDLVRQSSQSGVRRQALELERCEEILKKLTKFRYSWPFREPVSAEEAEDYLDIISQPMDFQTMLGKFSQGSYRHAQDFLEDIKLVFSNAEEYNQQGSTVLSCMVKTEQTFTELLQKLLPGLSYLRRRSRKRVSQAPATSEEDEEEEDVEEAEEEEEEEEEEEDEEQEEEPKKKMQNGKSNSKKSRNCRGRRDEESESEEEQEEEEGDDEEEDDEEGDDDGRRRSKRTSATSGRKDYREPDSDGERDTRRTRQRGGRGDAGGASSDDDRSSQQRHSKRQKRS is encoded by the exons ATGGCACCGCTTTTGGGCCGGAAACCTTACCCTCTGGCTAAACCGCTAGCCGAGCCACCAGGCCCGGGAGAGGAGGTCTACATCATCGAGCACACCAAGGAGGCCTTCAGGAACAAAGA AGAGTATGAGGCACGCTTGCAGAGGTATGATGAGCGCATCTGGACATGCAAGAGCACTGGAAGCAGCCAGCTGACGCATAAAGAAGCATGGGAGGAGGAACAAGAAGTCACCGAACT GCTTCAGGAGGAGTATCCCCAGTGGTTTGAGAAGCCGGTCCTGGAGATGGTCCACCACAACACAGTGTCTTTAGACAAACTGGTTGAAATGGCCTGGGTGGAAATCCTTACCAAGTATGCTGTGGGTGAAGAGTGCGACTTCCTG GTGGGGAAAGACAAAAGTTTGCAAGTGAAAGTAGTGAAGATCCACCCCCTAGAAAATCCAGAGGGCGAGACAGGGGAGAAGAAGCTCGAAGGTGCCTGTGACTCTCCATCCAGCGACAAGGAGAACGCAAGTCAGGAAAACCAGAGAAAGGAGCCTCTTCCCcgagaggaagaaaacaggagGGAGAGTCTCA GTGACAGAGCACGACGTTCTCCAAGGAAACTTCCCACTGCCAcgaaggaagagaagaagaagtgggtAATGCCCAAATTCCTTCCTCACAAGTACGATGTGAAGCTCATCAACGAGGATAAG GTGATCAGTGATGTCCCTGCAGACAGTCTTTACAGAACAGAGCGCCCTCCAACCAAGGAGATCATGCGCTATTTCATTAGGCACTATGCTCTGAGGCTGGGCATGGGAGAGAGTGCTCCCTGGGTGGTCGAGGATGAACTGGTGAAAAAGTTTAACCTTCCCAGCAAATTCAGTGACTTTCTTCTTGATCCACACAAG TTTTTAGCAGAGAATCCCTCGACAAAGCGTAAGAGTTTGACATCTCCAGAGGGTAAACCAAGTAAGAAGCTCAAGACCTCTGACACAACAGGAGAGGattcaggaaatgaaaagggagagaagaaaaggaaaaagaagaaagatgcTTTAGGCATGCCCCTTAGTCCTACTATCTGGGGCCACATGCAG aaaataaaaatgaatggttCTCCACTCAAGGTTAAGAACTCAGGAACCCCTAAGAAAGGAGAAGGCAAAGGCTCTACAACCTCCACTCCAAAATCAGGCAGAAAGTCCGGCGacaagaaagaaggaaagaaaactgGAAAGAGCGGTGATAAGAAGCTCAATGTGCTCAAAGCTTCTAAAAAGGATGGTAAAGCTGGTGCTAAGACACCGAAGATGAAGCAGATGACTCTGCTGCATCTGGCTAAAAGCACCTCTGCTGGGAGCCCTAAGAAGAGAGCCCGTAGCACTGGAATGGGCACACCTAAACTGGGGAAGCCACTGCACCCGATGGCTCTCCACCTCCTTCGTTATTATAAGGAGAATAAAGGCAAAGAGGACAAAAAGaactccctctcctccctcatctcCAAGGCTGCAAAGACCTTATCCCCAGATGATCGTGGCCGTCTGCCAGAGGAGCTCAGGGAGCTGGTGCAGAAACGCTGGGAGCTTCTGGAGCAAAAGAAACGATGGGCAGCCATGAGTGAAGAGGAAAGgcaggaagagatgaagaagcGGCGTGAGGAACTCAAAGAGAAACTGCGAGAAAAGGCCAAGGAGAGACGCGAGAAGGAGATGCTGGTCCGCCGCGAACAATCACGTAGATACGAGGACCAGGAGATCGAAGGTGGCAAGACCCTGCCGACGTTCAAGCTTGTAGACATGCCTGAGGGGTTGCCTAACACCCTGTTCGGTGACGTGGCCATGGTCGTGGACTTCCTGCACTGCTATGCAGGGCTGTTGATGCCAGATGATCAATATCCCATCACAGCAATGGCTCTGATGGAAGCGTTGGCCGGGGAACGGTCCGGCTTCCTCTACCTGAACCGTGTGTTGGTGGTGCTGCTCCAAACGCTGCTGCAGGATGAGCTGGCAGAGGGCTACAATGAGCTGGATATGCCCTTATCTGAGATCCCCCTTACCATGCACTCAGTGTCCGAGCTGGCACGGTTGTGTCTGCGACCATGCGATGCTCATGGTGAGGAGAGTGGCAAGGGCTCAGAGGACTTGGGGCCCATGGGGGGCTTTGATGATGTGGTAACCAGTGAGTTCCTGGAGAAGCTTGAGACAATCGAGGTGTTTGAGCTGAGCCCCGAGGAGAAGGTCAGCCTGCTGGTGGCGCTGTGCCACCGCATCCTCATGACCTACTCAGTGGAAGACCATGTCGATGAAATGCAGCAGCGGTCAGCTGAGTTGTGGAAGGAGCGCCTGGCTATGCTGAAAGAAGTCAATGATCGCAAGAAGGCTGAGAGGAAGAGGCGGAAGGAGATGGAAGGCAAGG gtgaaaagaaaaaagaggggggTTCTAAGAAGGAGGCCAAAAAAGAAGTAAAGGTGGAGCaggagccagagccagaggacATGATCAGCTCAGTGAAGAGCCGGCGGCTGATGGCAATGCAGGccaagaaggagaaggaggagatggaCAGGCAGAACAAAG AGCGTATGGAGAAGGAGGCTGAAGAAGAGCGGATGCGTAAACAGAgggctgctgcagagagggCCTTCCAGGACGGGATAACCAAAGCCAGACTTGTCATGCGCAGGACCCCGCTGGGTACAGACAGAAATCATAACAG ATACTGGCTTTTCTCCGATGTGGTTCCTGGTCTGTATATTGAGAAAGGCTGGGTGCATGAAAGCATCGACTACAGCTTCACCCCTCCACCTGAAGAAAAACCAGCTGAgcctgaagaggaggaggatggtgcTCATGACTCACAAG GAACTGAAAAGGATGATGGTAGCATAGATGGTGCTATTAGTGAAGCAGCCCAgcagggagcagcagcagacgtCTGTATAGAAACCACTGTTCCAAAACAGGGACAGAACCTCTG GTTCATATGTGACAACCCAGCTGACCTGGAAGAACTGGTGGAAGGTCTTCATCCTCAGGGGGTCAGAGAGAGTGAACTGAAGGCGAAGATACAAAGCAG GTATCAGGACATCGTCCACTCCATCCATCTGACACGTAAGGCCAGACTGGGCCTCAGGACTTGTGATGGCTACACAGAGCTGCTCAAATATCTGTGCAGTGACATTCAGGAGGTGGCTTCACGGCTCCAGAAGGGAGGCCTGGGATACCTGGATGACAACATAGACATCGAAGATCGG TTGAAAGACACGCAGAGCTTGAAAGACTTTGGCGAGTGCATCATCACCATTCAGGCCTGTGTAATCAAGAAGTTCCTGCAGGGATTCATGGCAcctaaacagaaaaagaagaaaaagcacgGAGGTGAAGAAAGCAGCAAGGCTGAAGAGGTGGATGAGGAGAAGAGACTGGCAGAGGAGGCGAGG GTAGCTACAGCGGTAGAGAAGTGGAAGACAGCTATCAGAGAGGCCCAGACCTTCTCCCGCATGCATGTACTGCTGGGAATGTTGGACGCTTGCATAAAGTGGGACATGTCTGCTGAGAACGCTCGCTGCAAAGTCTGTCGCAGGAAAG GTGACGATGAGAAACTTATCCTCTGTGATGAGTGTAACAAGGCCTTCCACCTGTTCTGTCTGCGACCGGCCCTGTACCGCATCCCTCACGGAGAGTGGCTGTGTCCTGCCTGCCAGCCCACTGTGGCCAGACGTGGCTCCCGGTCAAG GAATTACAACcaagacacagaggaagaagaggatgaggaggagtcTGAAGAGGAAGACTCTGAAGTAGAGGAGGACGATGAGGACGACAGCGACTACAGAACCACTAGGCACGGAT TGAGatcaaggaagaaaaataagcaGACTTCATCACGGCAGAAAAGTTCAAAAAGTAAATCCAAGAAGCAGTCGTCTAGTAGTCAGAGCAGCAAACAGAGGGCCGGCCCCAACAGCCCTGCAGACATTGATGACCTG GTGCGACAGAGTTCCCAGTCAGGAGTACGCAGGCAGGCGCTGGAACTGGAGAGGTGTGAGGAAATCCTCAAGAAACTGACGAAATTCCGCTACAGCTGGCCTTTCAG GGAGCCCGTGTCCGCCGAGGAGGCAGAGGACTACTTGGACATCATCTCTCAGCCCATGGATTTCCAGACGATGCTGGGAAAGTTCAGCCAGGGTTCGTATCGTCACGCCCAGGACTTCCTGGAAGACATCAAGCTGGTCTTCTCCAACGCAGAGGAGTATAACCAGCAGGGCAGCACCGTGCTCTCCTGTATGGTCAAGACGGAGCAGACCTTCACCGAGCTGCTCCAAAAGCTGCTGCCTGGCCTCAGCTACCTCCGCCGGCGTTCACGCAAACGAGTCAGCCAAGCCCCAGCAACATCTGAggaagacgaggaagaagaagatgttgaggaggcggaggaggaagaggaggaggaagaggaggaggaggatgaagagcaggaagaggagccGAAGAAGAAGATGCAGAATGGCAAATCAAACAGtaagaaaagcagaaattgtCGAGGACGGAGGGATGAGGAGAGCGAGAGTGAGgaagaacaagaagaggaggagggggatgatgaggaggaggatgacgaggagggtgatgatgatggaagGAGGAGAAGTAAGCGGACCTCTGCCACCTCAGGCAGGAAAGATTACAGGGAGCCGGATAGCGATGGTGAGCGGGACACACGGAGAACTCGTCAGCGGGGGGGCCGGGGTGACGCAGGGGGGGCGAGCAGCGACGATGACCGGTCCAGCCAGCAGCGACATTCCAAGAGGCAGAAACGCTCATGA
- the baz1b gene encoding tyrosine-protein kinase BAZ1B isoform X1, whose product MAPLLGRKPYPLAKPLAEPPGPGEEVYIIEHTKEAFRNKEEYEARLQRYDERIWTCKSTGSSQLTHKEAWEEEQEVTELLQEEYPQWFEKPVLEMVHHNTVSLDKLVEMAWVEILTKYAVGEECDFLVGKDKSLQVKVVKIHPLENPEGETGEKKLEGACDSPSSDKENASQENQRKEPLPREEENRRESLSDRARRSPRKLPTATKEEKKKWVMPKFLPHKYDVKLINEDKVISDVPADSLYRTERPPTKEIMRYFIRHYALRLGMGESAPWVVEDELVKKFNLPSKFSDFLLDPHKFLAENPSTKRKSLTSPEGKPSKKLKTSDTTGEDSGNEKGEKKRKKKKDALGMPLSPTIWGHMQKIKMNGSPLKVKNSGTPKKGEGKGSTTSTPKSGRKSGDKKEGKKTGKSGDKKLNVLKASKKDGKAGAKTPKMKQMTLLHLAKSTSAGSPKKRARSTGMGTPKLGKPLHPMALHLLRYYKENKGKEDKKNSLSSLISKAAKTLSPDDRGRLPEELRELVQKRWELLEQKKRWAAMSEEERQEEMKKRREELKEKLREKAKERREKEMLVRREQSRRYEDQEIEGGKTLPTFKLVDMPEGLPNTLFGDVAMVVDFLHCYAGLLMPDDQYPITAMALMEALAGERSGFLYLNRVLVVLLQTLLQDELAEGYNELDMPLSEIPLTMHSVSELARLCLRPCDAHGEESGKGSEDLGPMGGFDDVVTSEFLEKLETIEVFELSPEEKVSLLVALCHRILMTYSVEDHVDEMQQRSAELWKERLAMLKEVNDRKKAERKRRKEMEGKGEKKKEGGSKKEAKKEVKVEQEPEPEDMISSVKSRRLMAMQAKKEKEEMDRQNKERMEKEAEEERMRKQRAAAERAFQDGITKARLVMRRTPLGTDRNHNRYWLFSDVVPGLYIEKGWVHESIDYSFTPPPEEKPAEPEEEEDGAHDSQGTEKDDGSIDGAISEAAQQGAAADVCIETTVPKQGQNLWFICDNPADLEELVEGLHPQGVRESELKAKIQSRYQDIVHSIHLTRKARLGLRTCDGYTELLKYLCSDIQEVASRLQKGGLGYLDDNIDIEDRLKDTQSLKDFGECIITIQACVIKKFLQGFMAPKQKKKKKHGGEESSKAEEVDEEKRLAEEARVATAVEKWKTAIREAQTFSRMHVLLGMLDACIKWDMSAENARCKVCRRKVLRQSPSVLQLMESRPRSRQGSISSRLKAEQTSSVRQVYIQSRQLRRTTGDDEKLILCDECNKAFHLFCLRPALYRIPHGEWLCPACQPTVARRGSRSRNYNQDTEEEEDEEESEEEDSEVEEDDEDDSDYRTTRHGLRSRKKNKQTSSRQKSSKSKSKKQSSSSQSSKQRAGPNSPADIDDLVRQSSQSGVRRQALELERCEEILKKLTKFRYSWPFREPVSAEEAEDYLDIISQPMDFQTMLGKFSQGSYRHAQDFLEDIKLVFSNAEEYNQQGSTVLSCMVKTEQTFTELLQKLLPGLSYLRRRSRKRVSQAPATSEEDEEEEDVEEAEEEEEEEEEEEDEEQEEEPKKKMQNGKSNSKKSRNCRGRRDEESESEEEQEEEEGDDEEEDDEEGDDDGRRRSKRTSATSGRKDYREPDSDGERDTRRTRQRGGRGDAGGASSDDDRSSQQRHSKRQKRS is encoded by the exons ATGGCACCGCTTTTGGGCCGGAAACCTTACCCTCTGGCTAAACCGCTAGCCGAGCCACCAGGCCCGGGAGAGGAGGTCTACATCATCGAGCACACCAAGGAGGCCTTCAGGAACAAAGA AGAGTATGAGGCACGCTTGCAGAGGTATGATGAGCGCATCTGGACATGCAAGAGCACTGGAAGCAGCCAGCTGACGCATAAAGAAGCATGGGAGGAGGAACAAGAAGTCACCGAACT GCTTCAGGAGGAGTATCCCCAGTGGTTTGAGAAGCCGGTCCTGGAGATGGTCCACCACAACACAGTGTCTTTAGACAAACTGGTTGAAATGGCCTGGGTGGAAATCCTTACCAAGTATGCTGTGGGTGAAGAGTGCGACTTCCTG GTGGGGAAAGACAAAAGTTTGCAAGTGAAAGTAGTGAAGATCCACCCCCTAGAAAATCCAGAGGGCGAGACAGGGGAGAAGAAGCTCGAAGGTGCCTGTGACTCTCCATCCAGCGACAAGGAGAACGCAAGTCAGGAAAACCAGAGAAAGGAGCCTCTTCCCcgagaggaagaaaacaggagGGAGAGTCTCA GTGACAGAGCACGACGTTCTCCAAGGAAACTTCCCACTGCCAcgaaggaagagaagaagaagtgggtAATGCCCAAATTCCTTCCTCACAAGTACGATGTGAAGCTCATCAACGAGGATAAG GTGATCAGTGATGTCCCTGCAGACAGTCTTTACAGAACAGAGCGCCCTCCAACCAAGGAGATCATGCGCTATTTCATTAGGCACTATGCTCTGAGGCTGGGCATGGGAGAGAGTGCTCCCTGGGTGGTCGAGGATGAACTGGTGAAAAAGTTTAACCTTCCCAGCAAATTCAGTGACTTTCTTCTTGATCCACACAAG TTTTTAGCAGAGAATCCCTCGACAAAGCGTAAGAGTTTGACATCTCCAGAGGGTAAACCAAGTAAGAAGCTCAAGACCTCTGACACAACAGGAGAGGattcaggaaatgaaaagggagagaagaaaaggaaaaagaagaaagatgcTTTAGGCATGCCCCTTAGTCCTACTATCTGGGGCCACATGCAG aaaataaaaatgaatggttCTCCACTCAAGGTTAAGAACTCAGGAACCCCTAAGAAAGGAGAAGGCAAAGGCTCTACAACCTCCACTCCAAAATCAGGCAGAAAGTCCGGCGacaagaaagaaggaaagaaaactgGAAAGAGCGGTGATAAGAAGCTCAATGTGCTCAAAGCTTCTAAAAAGGATGGTAAAGCTGGTGCTAAGACACCGAAGATGAAGCAGATGACTCTGCTGCATCTGGCTAAAAGCACCTCTGCTGGGAGCCCTAAGAAGAGAGCCCGTAGCACTGGAATGGGCACACCTAAACTGGGGAAGCCACTGCACCCGATGGCTCTCCACCTCCTTCGTTATTATAAGGAGAATAAAGGCAAAGAGGACAAAAAGaactccctctcctccctcatctcCAAGGCTGCAAAGACCTTATCCCCAGATGATCGTGGCCGTCTGCCAGAGGAGCTCAGGGAGCTGGTGCAGAAACGCTGGGAGCTTCTGGAGCAAAAGAAACGATGGGCAGCCATGAGTGAAGAGGAAAGgcaggaagagatgaagaagcGGCGTGAGGAACTCAAAGAGAAACTGCGAGAAAAGGCCAAGGAGAGACGCGAGAAGGAGATGCTGGTCCGCCGCGAACAATCACGTAGATACGAGGACCAGGAGATCGAAGGTGGCAAGACCCTGCCGACGTTCAAGCTTGTAGACATGCCTGAGGGGTTGCCTAACACCCTGTTCGGTGACGTGGCCATGGTCGTGGACTTCCTGCACTGCTATGCAGGGCTGTTGATGCCAGATGATCAATATCCCATCACAGCAATGGCTCTGATGGAAGCGTTGGCCGGGGAACGGTCCGGCTTCCTCTACCTGAACCGTGTGTTGGTGGTGCTGCTCCAAACGCTGCTGCAGGATGAGCTGGCAGAGGGCTACAATGAGCTGGATATGCCCTTATCTGAGATCCCCCTTACCATGCACTCAGTGTCCGAGCTGGCACGGTTGTGTCTGCGACCATGCGATGCTCATGGTGAGGAGAGTGGCAAGGGCTCAGAGGACTTGGGGCCCATGGGGGGCTTTGATGATGTGGTAACCAGTGAGTTCCTGGAGAAGCTTGAGACAATCGAGGTGTTTGAGCTGAGCCCCGAGGAGAAGGTCAGCCTGCTGGTGGCGCTGTGCCACCGCATCCTCATGACCTACTCAGTGGAAGACCATGTCGATGAAATGCAGCAGCGGTCAGCTGAGTTGTGGAAGGAGCGCCTGGCTATGCTGAAAGAAGTCAATGATCGCAAGAAGGCTGAGAGGAAGAGGCGGAAGGAGATGGAAGGCAAGG gtgaaaagaaaaaagaggggggTTCTAAGAAGGAGGCCAAAAAAGAAGTAAAGGTGGAGCaggagccagagccagaggacATGATCAGCTCAGTGAAGAGCCGGCGGCTGATGGCAATGCAGGccaagaaggagaaggaggagatggaCAGGCAGAACAAAG AGCGTATGGAGAAGGAGGCTGAAGAAGAGCGGATGCGTAAACAGAgggctgctgcagagagggCCTTCCAGGACGGGATAACCAAAGCCAGACTTGTCATGCGCAGGACCCCGCTGGGTACAGACAGAAATCATAACAG ATACTGGCTTTTCTCCGATGTGGTTCCTGGTCTGTATATTGAGAAAGGCTGGGTGCATGAAAGCATCGACTACAGCTTCACCCCTCCACCTGAAGAAAAACCAGCTGAgcctgaagaggaggaggatggtgcTCATGACTCACAAG GAACTGAAAAGGATGATGGTAGCATAGATGGTGCTATTAGTGAAGCAGCCCAgcagggagcagcagcagacgtCTGTATAGAAACCACTGTTCCAAAACAGGGACAGAACCTCTG GTTCATATGTGACAACCCAGCTGACCTGGAAGAACTGGTGGAAGGTCTTCATCCTCAGGGGGTCAGAGAGAGTGAACTGAAGGCGAAGATACAAAGCAG GTATCAGGACATCGTCCACTCCATCCATCTGACACGTAAGGCCAGACTGGGCCTCAGGACTTGTGATGGCTACACAGAGCTGCTCAAATATCTGTGCAGTGACATTCAGGAGGTGGCTTCACGGCTCCAGAAGGGAGGCCTGGGATACCTGGATGACAACATAGACATCGAAGATCGG TTGAAAGACACGCAGAGCTTGAAAGACTTTGGCGAGTGCATCATCACCATTCAGGCCTGTGTAATCAAGAAGTTCCTGCAGGGATTCATGGCAcctaaacagaaaaagaagaaaaagcacgGAGGTGAAGAAAGCAGCAAGGCTGAAGAGGTGGATGAGGAGAAGAGACTGGCAGAGGAGGCGAGG GTAGCTACAGCGGTAGAGAAGTGGAAGACAGCTATCAGAGAGGCCCAGACCTTCTCCCGCATGCATGTACTGCTGGGAATGTTGGACGCTTGCATAAAGTGGGACATGTCTGCTGAGAACGCTCGCTGCAAAGTCTGTCGCAGGAAAG TGCTCAGGCAGAGCccatctgtgctgcagctgatggaGTCTAGGCCCAGATCCAGACAgggcagcatcagcagcaggcTCAAAGCAGAACAGACAAGTAGTGTCAGGCAGGTCTACATACAGAGCCGGCAGCTCCGCAGGACAACAG GTGACGATGAGAAACTTATCCTCTGTGATGAGTGTAACAAGGCCTTCCACCTGTTCTGTCTGCGACCGGCCCTGTACCGCATCCCTCACGGAGAGTGGCTGTGTCCTGCCTGCCAGCCCACTGTGGCCAGACGTGGCTCCCGGTCAAG GAATTACAACcaagacacagaggaagaagaggatgaggaggagtcTGAAGAGGAAGACTCTGAAGTAGAGGAGGACGATGAGGACGACAGCGACTACAGAACCACTAGGCACGGAT TGAGatcaaggaagaaaaataagcaGACTTCATCACGGCAGAAAAGTTCAAAAAGTAAATCCAAGAAGCAGTCGTCTAGTAGTCAGAGCAGCAAACAGAGGGCCGGCCCCAACAGCCCTGCAGACATTGATGACCTG GTGCGACAGAGTTCCCAGTCAGGAGTACGCAGGCAGGCGCTGGAACTGGAGAGGTGTGAGGAAATCCTCAAGAAACTGACGAAATTCCGCTACAGCTGGCCTTTCAG GGAGCCCGTGTCCGCCGAGGAGGCAGAGGACTACTTGGACATCATCTCTCAGCCCATGGATTTCCAGACGATGCTGGGAAAGTTCAGCCAGGGTTCGTATCGTCACGCCCAGGACTTCCTGGAAGACATCAAGCTGGTCTTCTCCAACGCAGAGGAGTATAACCAGCAGGGCAGCACCGTGCTCTCCTGTATGGTCAAGACGGAGCAGACCTTCACCGAGCTGCTCCAAAAGCTGCTGCCTGGCCTCAGCTACCTCCGCCGGCGTTCACGCAAACGAGTCAGCCAAGCCCCAGCAACATCTGAggaagacgaggaagaagaagatgttgaggaggcggaggaggaagaggaggaggaagaggaggaggaggatgaagagcaggaagaggagccGAAGAAGAAGATGCAGAATGGCAAATCAAACAGtaagaaaagcagaaattgtCGAGGACGGAGGGATGAGGAGAGCGAGAGTGAGgaagaacaagaagaggaggagggggatgatgaggaggaggatgacgaggagggtgatgatgatggaagGAGGAGAAGTAAGCGGACCTCTGCCACCTCAGGCAGGAAAGATTACAGGGAGCCGGATAGCGATGGTGAGCGGGACACACGGAGAACTCGTCAGCGGGGGGGCCGGGGTGACGCAGGGGGGGCGAGCAGCGACGATGACCGGTCCAGCCAGCAGCGACATTCCAAGAGGCAGAAACGCTCATGA